The DNA segment acCAGGAGCATTTCAGGACCTACCAGCTTTATACGAACTGTATGTGTACTCAATGATAACAATTAAAAAgtcttatatatatgttacagtaaataggtgaaattaggaattacacgtaattactaaacatttcagtaaatgCATATAATTACTagccaatttagtaattacatgtatttactagttgtttcagtgattactgGTATTCACTGattttctttgtcttttttacAGCTCTTTacttacttttgatatttttgttttaaaatttaagatataatcaaaaaaaaaaaaaagaagacaaagtcaaaacaaatcataaaaataaagaataagcaacacgtaACCGACCTAAACTCGGGGTAATATTAGGAGCTTTAGGAAGTATAAGAATATTCTGTTAATTATCTTACACATTatcattgttttgtttcagatttttatCGTGGAAtcaaataacaacaatacaacCAGGAGCATTTCAAGGCCTATCAGCTTTATACGAACTGTATGTGAACTCAATGATAACAACTAGAAGGTCTTATATAAACATGCATACTGCACTTGTATTATTAGAGCAGTCACAAATGTGTTGAGTGTATATTTCTATATCATAAACAGTCACCGAATCGATATCACTTTTCTCATGAAAATTTAATTAGTAGAGCCAGAACTATATTAACGGATTCATTACTATTGCCATAACCTGTCCTGGTTTACAATGTATACAACGAAGCGTGGAACAACTCAAACCTATTTCTTTTACAACTGttggaaaaaataattaacttgttaatatttttgtttaaaacctGTTAATCATTATGTTGTATGCTTATTGTCCATATGCAAACGAAGTATGTCAGCACTGACAGgtgatgtacatttcattttgcAGTATACTTTGCCGTTCAAGATATACGGCCGTTTTAAAGGGGGATTGGTtctaatattcaaataatagaataacaataacacaataaaaaaacaagtgaaaatgattttctaaatgATTCAAGTTTAAGGACCACTTTAGTGTTTTTGACTTGACATACTCATGATACTGACGATATAGGAATTAGGCCCGAACGGAGAAAAAGCTCGACATAGCCTTGTATatccccgtttctaagcctcttCTTTGTACCGTTGATATTTCAAGTCAATACACTAGTGTTgtctatatactagtattgtTTATTGATCTCTTACAGTATTACATCAACATTACATAAATCTCCATTTGACAATGAGAGTAAACAATGTGTTGatgtaaaatatgtttatcattattattgatttatttcatcCATTTGGCCAATAATCAAATACATACAATACAGCAAGGAATATTTCAAGACCTACCAGCACTTAACACCCTGTATGTATAATTCTTGCAATATTAAAAGATGGAACACGTCAGTCGTCAATGACATCACATCTCATGTTTATTATGTTaacagaatatttatatttatgaattgaTTTGCATGAGTCCATATGTCTGTTTTGTATTTAGATATAAACTGcttatatatcaaatgtatgtataaattgtaataatattttattaagaattaaatgataaaaaatctaTGGTTTATATGTGGCAGAGTTTTGTCTACCGTTATCAATGCGAACGACATTTGAAAGTTCTGCAGTTGTCCATTGTTGACAAATATTGATTGACTTAAACTTCTCCGTGGAATAATTGTGTAGGTACaatgtatttcattgttttgtttcagatatCTATACAACAATCAAATAACTACAATACAGAATTACTTAGAATTacttacttttgatatttttgttttaaaatttaagatataatcccaaaaaaaaaaaaaaaaagaagacaaagtcaaaacataacataaaagtaaagaataagcaacacgtaACCGACCTAAACTCGGGGTAATATAAGGTGCTTTCGGAAGTATAAGAATATTCTGTTAATAAGCTTACGCAATTatcattgttttgtttcagatatTTATACAGCAAtcaaataacaacaatacaacCAGGAGCATTTCAGGACCTACCAGCTTTATACGAACTGTATGTGTACTCAATGATAACAATTAAAAAgtcttatatatatgttacagtaaataggtgaaattaggaattacacgtaattactaaacatttcagtaaatgCATATAATTACTagccaatttagtaattacatgtatttactagttgtttcagtgattactgGTATTCACTGATTTTCTTTGTCTTTGTAATTGTGTAGGTACAATGTAATGGATGGTATGCCTTATTGTATTTCTTGCtgttatatacaaattttgattgcaaaaattaaaacaatcctGTGAATTATAAGAAAACAATCTGTCAATGTCAATTGGTAAACAAATCTGAAAAACATAACTGTTGCCTATACGGAAAGATGTTAGTCgacttagacaaaaataaatttacaaccctatggtttaaaacaaaaacccaGATAAATACAGCACATAAAACTTTACATAAAAGAGAATAAACCTCCCAAACTCTGTGAAATTTCAAGTGATCTGGAAGGATAATCTTATCTTgtttattatctaaaaatatttcattgttttgtttcagatatTTATACGACAATCAAATAACTACAATACAGAAAGGAGCATTTAAAGACCTACTCGCACTAGATCGCCTGTATGTATACATAGtgacaatattttgtaaaataaatgctgCCGAgaacaaaatgttatataattttcCGTCGTCGAATAGTTTGTCCATTCACATACCTGTTCGGTTCAAATGGATTGGATTTACTTATACTTTTATTTAACAATGACTCTAagaaacaattttttgtaaGGGAGTTTGTTTCTCAGTTTCAAAGTTACtaatttttcaaaacactacTTTATATagataggggattaataaaggaattcAAAGAGCAGAACGAAAAATATAGGTCACACTGCTTgatttcgagatataagtcatTGAAATTTTAGCGgtgaaaatattctctcttgacttttcatagctttatcattgacaagttgaagttctcaaaaactgttaaaaagtaattaaaattgtataagactTTATCAGATTGTTTatcattatatatgtaaatgatttTGTGAACTTTACATAATGACACACAGTGTTCTAATACTTCTTGTTCTTCTTCAAATGTAATAACAAGATTAATGGTTCCATAAAAAGACAAGTAGAGGTCACTGGGCAATTTTTGTTCAAGGCATTccaatggataaaaccagaggattccgaaagtCGGTTAAAAGATCTAAAACAATCAAACTTCTTTAAGTAATTgacttttaaatagttatcaaatagACATCGATAAACCGAATGTTCACACTGCagaaatcattataaaaacaaacatgtatcgTGTTTGTGAACTTCACAAAATGACGTCACATGAAAGCTTCGAGCATCGGCTATTAACACCAGTGTTCTAATACTTCTTGTTCTCctttaaatgtaataaaatgagATTGAAAGGATATCTGATGATACACAATGTGTATTTGtaattaatatgaaataaataacatgTCAACACATTGCAGAATAAATAAAGGTATACAGAGAAGGGTATATATGCTTGTTGTCATCCGATCAGAACCATTTATAccattcgtgttgtttattctttagttgtctatgttgtgtcgtgtgtactattgtttttctgtttttctttttcatttttagccttggcgttgtcagtttgttttagatttatgagtttgactgtcccttttgtatctttcgtccctctttttatacaaaatgaatGCATTAAAATGCATCATTTCTACACTGAAGAATACAATTAACAGgactatttatgtttttgtttcagaGAATTGAACAACAATCAAATAACTACAATACAGGAAGGAACATTTCAAGACATACCAGCACTTAACACCCTGTATGTATAATAATTGCAATCTTAAAAGAAGAAACAAATCAGTCTTCAATGATATGACATCACATCTCAAGTTTATTATGTTAAcagaatatttgtatttgttaattgATTTGCATGAGTCCTTACATGTATGTCTGTTTTGTATTTAGATAAACTTGTCTCTCTTTTACAGATAAGAAAAGATATTCCGACTTTTGTATAGTTTTTATCATACCTTAATATTGATTCATGtttatgaaaagttaaaaaagctCATTGTTTTAAACCTGGATTCTgctgtttaaggtggtacctaacactacagggagataactctgtaaagttagttaaacgtttaaatgacgttgtgttgtaaaaagaatataaagcttctcaatgatcaaaatttgtgtttgtcaaactgctatataaccagtgtaatttttctgacaaaacggttggattaaaatttttgaaatttttatagttttgttaaagggtcaaaattaatactttgacaaaattttatgaaaattaaacgagccaaattattttagtgaaagtgttgggtaccaccttaattagGGACTTTTCCACGAAGTTCAGTACCTTTTGTTGACTGTTGTGCGTCTTTTCGTATACGTAGTTGTTTCTTCCTTTAACACTGTATTTGGTCTTCGACTATAAGTTTAACGATCACTGTGTAAACGTTGAAGCAAACGACAACCCCCCGAAACAGGATGAACACTTTATCTAAAtagatattagaagatgtggtatggctCAATCCTCTCCATCCTTAAAACACGTTGTCAATTTAAGCTTCGCCAGTGACATGTGATTGcctttatgaaataaaaatgtgtagAATGAAATTTGTACTCCGCATATTTGTACGTTCGAAAAACATTACTACTATCTTGGTGAAACGATGATACACTAATTAGTCTTCTTTAAGTTATGAACTAGAAATTTAGTTATTATTGCTCGAGGGAAAACGAGGTCAAACATTGTATTCAATACCATTAACTGAATAAGATCGAATCAATATATCAgatctttacaatttttattatcgccattttacgaaattttcctttgattttaCTGATTGATAACTTCTTTTCTTAACGTAGTCCAGGTATATCaaaaaaattatcgctagactATAGGGGGACTTAACGTTTCTATTGAAATTGACTCATTAATAACattgtcataggtaaaatagcgatataTAGATTATGATTGGTCCTTTCAACTAGATTGGTTTTTTTCGCGTTCACCGTACCGACTCAGGCGTGAAAATTAAACTCGTCGAGATAAACAACTATAATCTTTAATTATCAAACCTGATTACAAATGCCTCTAACAAAATGTACAgcttgtctaaaaaaaaaactgaaaacccctcaataaaataaaattacggCTAAactgaaattgtttttattgaagATAAGATACATAATAATACTTTGGAAAATAAGATTCATTTACTTGTCTTCTTGTATCCAAaagatatttaaacttttgtaagtatattgaaaacatttttacataaatttgaaaaaaggaatGTATTTGTAATATGTATCCGATTTGCATGCTTCgaataataaagtaaaaataaatttcaatgtttgtCTCAACAGGTCATTAGACAACAACCCACTGGACTGTCTTGACTGTGAAATGTATAATTTCAAGCTGTTTTTACTAAACAATACACATTTGTCGGATGCATCAGCAACATGTAATGGCACATCAACTCGTGTATTAGATTATAACGTCACCGAATGTGCAGGTAATATAGTCCTATCCCCGATATACAATGAGTAAACAGTTGAAAAGTcttttcaaaatgatatttcTAATACAGTATCTGCACCTTTCTGTTCTTTGATTGTGTTGTTGTCTCatagacacattccccatttctattctcaatttaacatgttaaatttattcatatttagtttATTGTATCAAAACGTTACAAGATAAAAATACACATGTATAAATCGAATATTATTTAGATAATTTGGAGCAAGACTAACAAGCCaccttacccttccggagcacatgagatcaacCCTAGTTTTCGGTGCGGTTCGCGTTGctaattttttagttttcaatgttttgtcatttgtatgtgtcatggcgttgtcagtttattttcgatttatgagtttgactgttccttttggtatttttcgttATATATGGTGTGTCATACATACGATTGAGTTTTAGATTAATTTCAACCGTGGACTCAGTTTCATCAGTTTAAGATGGAATGCCGGTTtctaatcttttttattttgttaacattcaTTTACTTTGAGAATTTATTTGTTAATGCCTCAATCgtaaaattatttacataaattcaTATGCTCACCCTTAATAATCGGCAAAAGTgtattttattggttttttataattttttttatcgataagAAATCTATGAGATTTGCCAGTAATTCAAACTTTAAGTTGCAATTTTACTGTGATATATAGATATGGTCAGTCGGTGACGTCTCCTGTCCTCGAGTAAACATCTTGGGTAATTGAGAGATAAATAAGTGCACAGCCACATCCCATCGGAAGCAGAACGTCATACATATCTGACGGACAATGAAGGCTGATAACTACGCACTTTACATGATAATGAACCTTGCAACAACCTAATGACAAGTTAGCCTGTTATATTCCACACTTTCAAACTGTACCCTTAAACgcttaattttgacattttcagttattatgtctgtttgttttgttcacacgtATTTGTCAGTTTAATGGAATTGTATACGACTGTTACACAAGTTAGAGGTAAAGGTAGCTAAACAACCACTTTTAATCTACCATTGTCTACATatgaaaatgcttgtaccaagtcaggaatatgatattTGCTGTCCATTCAAATGATGTGCTTGaactttgattttgacattgGGTTAAGGATTTTCAGTTAGGAATTTTCATcgaagttcaatatttttgtggttatatacctatatgaagttattttctttcagaaccaAAGGTCATTATtcttcagaatcaacccggacgataccattaGTCAATAAAATATGCCCGAAGGAAtgaaataatgacctgtgtgaggtcattattttccttaatAAAAATCCTATCtttaatttacttcaaaatCAAATTCGATAGGTGTAAAAGAAATCGTCTTTGCCCGCAATgcaattttagaaacaaatatacttgAAGTTTGGTTAATTTATCGCTCCAATACAGAATAATTTTGACAATCGTATTGAGTCACACTGAATAagttaattgattgttggttgtttaccTAACGTAAAGTGGCAAATATAtaatgcatgttcaggacgatacacactgaataggaagTCATACTATGAcctaaatgtatttttttctcgtCTTCGTGTCAATAATTCATTCGATTcaatcaaaattgtttaaaaaaaataaccacttttCCACGATAGAAATGTCATTAcaagtagaaaataaaatacccCTCCCTTTTCGAACAAACTTAGTTGGTACAATAAATTACTTACAATGTGTCGTGTCTTGTACTTGTCATACACCATTATCGGATGGTAAAAATCCATTTGTTTCTTTCTGCATGCAGTAAcagtagtattttttttattaggtatggataatattttttaaaacgtttatattttgaataattagtgggttttatttcacattctaaaTGATCCGTAGGACGTATTGAAACCAAAAcacattagaaaggaatatttTACTTTAGTGTGGTCGGTAAAATAGGATACTAAATTTggcaaatctttataaaaaaaacaatattttttaacggtatataagtcagattttgcatattttaaggtatttttactcgtagaacacacctcggggtgtCAGAATTACCCAAACCGAAAAATCTTCCtacggtcggtctttcatttaaTCACACCCTCGGTGTGTTCCACGACAAtcaaaaccttaaaatatgcattttccATAACAAACATACATTGTCCAGTTACAGTTCAAATATCCCACTTTCCATCCCAGTCGACCTTCATTACCGAACCAAGTTATCATATTATTCGTTTATTCATTCTGTGATATTTGAAACTGAATAGTATTAATCAGCACTCAATTAATCCTAAACTAAGaatgtaaatggggaatgtgtcaaagagacaacaaccctaccatagaATAGACAAcatcagaaggtcaccaacaggtcttccaTGCAGCGAGAAATTTCTGCACCCGGTGACgcccttcagctggctccttaacaaatatatgtatatttgttcagtgataataaacgccatactaaactccaagtTGTACATAATCTGTATATTATTATTGTAACAGAAGGTACTACAGCATTTAAAACAGAAGAAAGCACAACAGTTTTATCAACAATAGACAGCACAACTGTTACATCAATGACAGAAGACACACCATTGACATCAGCGAAAGAGGACACACCAGTGACATCAACGAAAGAGGACACACCAGTTACATCAATGAACGAAGACACACCATTGACATCAGAAAATGAGGGAACAACAGTAGCATCAACAAATGATGGTCCATCACTGGCATCAACGGGAGAAAGCACAACTGGCACACTAGCTACTCGTAAGTATATCGATATTATCATTACAATAtagtatatttttcatttcggatatcttttttcttCAACTTCGTGCTTTATTTTgcccttttaattttttatattcgattgtcactgatgaatcttttagagacgaaacgagcgtctgacgcaaatagaaaaaataataatcctggtatctatgatgagtttatttgtctaccataataatatattttgaatagaaATAATTGTGGAAACAATTTCCAAGAGGCACAACTTTGATCTTTCTCCTTAGTTACTTACAGTTCGCCCCCAGTCGCATGCACAGTGTAAGTTGAAAACAGATTCCTTAGTCTGaaacatgtaataaataaaatttataaacgaatAACTTAAAACAGGTGACACttaaagtaaaaaattattaattaatcaAGAAAGAGATTCACAAACTCGCAAATATTAAAAGACGAAGGATGACAACGTCAGTGCATGCCAACATACTAGATAATGAGACGGCGTATAATGAAGGAGATATAAAAATGTCTTTGTTGTTTTATGttgatgtttacatttttgcattCAAATAACATCTCCTTTTAcgtataaatatgatatataaatataaattacgCTATCTTCGTCGGTTTGCTTGCAAAATGTAGACATGTGATAAATAGGTTTAAAAATTTGGTTTTGAGCACCccataaaaaaggcaaaaaaatactagaggttgcactttgtaaatacagctgtttctcaaaacacgcCTCGTTTTGGGatatcttgaatattcatagaaaattaattttgtttacacactggttcccagttatgctctctgtgttccatctcacaaAGACATAACATGGGAAttttaccagtaaataaacatgttgtttacattgaaatctgtggtaaactttcattcgaggtagggttagttaagaaaattagtgttagtttaaaatttgaGCAGTTCAGGGAAAACACACGTTGAAACTATATAGCACAgccctttgaaaaaaatggtggtgcatatgaactttcaattctagaataagattttttttaaatttcataataaaagtGGTACGGTTTTAGctgtaaaaggagttcctatggaaaattgcattgccaatatttacagaaatgcaacctataaaGACATCAGCATAATTTTCTAACAACGCGATGAGTAACAAAAaccaaaaccaaacaaacactttaacctataattgttaactttttaaattgttatttggatggagagttgtcttattggcactcacaccacatcttcctatatctatgaacaCAGACACAATGtgatacacaaaacacaacatagaaaattttatGACTGTGCAACACCAACCCAACCTGAAGATATCATTTTGAAGGATGAGTGACTTCCTATAAACACATCATACGGTCATCATATAGAAGCATTGGTTTCTTGCGAATCTATAGCAGTTCCTTCTTCAGGTGTTCATGTTAGAACACACATCCGGTAATAattctaacatgtctaaatcGGTAGGCCAAATTTGTGAAGAGGGAACGAGATTGTAGTTAGAACATTCATGTTAGGAACATATATCTACTGGGACCATCGTTTGAACTTGATATgagattttttaattgtatttgaactacatatttaacaaataaaacttaGTTTGTTTTAATCCTACAGTCGATCATAAGACATACAGTACAAATACGCCACTGTTTACCTTGAAACGCCCAGGgatattattgatatttcagaggttattttgaataatgatcatattttattttacagtttacaTAGTGGGAACTGTTGGAGCTTTGGTTGCAATTATGATTCTCGTTGGAGCAGTTCTAGGTACTTGTGTGATATACAACAGGTACAGATAAACAACTTCTTTATATGCCTTTAAATTTACCTACGAATCCCGACTTGTTACTTTAAGATCATTTGAGTTAAACATAAGTTgtttgcaaattttttgttaCTACAGCTCTAGATTTCtgtaaaaattgtgtttttttttgtagtttctaGTTTTGACTTTAGCTTTTGTCTGTTTTAATTGTCATAAGTCGAAAACGAAATGACAATACCATTACTGAAAACGAAATTAAAACCACAGGACAAACAACAATACACTAAACACAATGTTGAAAACTTAAGACTTGGCAACCCTTACCCAACCAGAAACTAGGGATGGTGGCAGGTGAGATCCTGTTTCACATAAACAAAAATCCGTCTTTTGCCCTTTTTATTAGAAACCCGTTTATACGTCGTcgtaagtttaaacatattttttttataggggattgggaaacaagttttgcaacttatatttgCGGGttcgagtgctgccttgtagcctgctctttttccaaatctacaagggtgtcccTTACTTGCAACGGATATAGCGCTCttttaacacgggtcagccatttattgtCCCCTTCcaacggactatcatcgtttcactcaagaccatactcgcaaatggtgtcaagggagagccgataATTCAGTCCCTGTATTTTCACCccggaacgggaatcgaaccaggaacatttgtgttagtagtccgattcACTTACTACTACAACACGTCGAAGTAGGTTACCTTGAAAATGTCAATTAATCCCACCCTCCCTAAAACTATagatttttgcaattttttatgaaacaaagtaaGACAAACAGTTTGTATTCTAGCTTTCAATGGGGAGActcatgaaaaatgaataaaaaataaaattattatttcagataAGGGTAATGGGTTGGCACCATCATAACTGTCaaacccgctgcaattgtttgcacctatcctaagtcaggaatctgatgtttagaagttgtcgtttgttgatgtggtccATATACTTAAGTTGAAATAAAAGAGGATACTTTCATTGAGTTTATCAAATCCTggttttcatacttttaaataaaatcaaaatgaagccttaatataaaattttgtttctgatcatttttttatgaatcaaatGCCCTTTCATTAAGATTCATACACATACCAACATTTGTTCAAAGTGAACCCGCTTTCCTTGATGTTCACCCTGTTTTATAGTTATTAAAGTGTGTGTCTAATCAATTGTAgaatgaaaatgaagaaaaagtcaAGGATAGAACCATCGGACAGATCTTAAAGGAGACAATTTCCAGCTATGCCACTACGCCATGGGGGAAATATTAGTTGGTATTAGTATTCCGTTCGTAAGGCGCATTAATGTCATTACCAACATCTCCGTTAACAATGTTTTGTTGTTGGCATATTAACtatatttcatgaaaataaagaaaacctCCCGATTTCGTTTTTGTTTATCATCATGTATTCGTACGTTACAACATATACAACCTGTTCCAACAAACTGACCTTTAACttatattgaatttttgaaaaaaaatcaatctggTGGATTGCTTTAAAAATCGTAATATtaaaggatgtattcttctgacttttcagtctcgttcagtctcgttgaaatctcgttcttggattatttccaaaacatgtgacAGAAGTGGAAAACATCAATGaattttcaagatattttaatcaaacataaatctgtgaaaaaaatgtgtatttagaatgaatgttttttgagaaatcttgttttcaaattttacgaccaatcaagtcagtatttttagccaaaattttgagaaaatgggtgagagatacaaaaaatgttttta comes from the Mytilus trossulus isolate FHL-02 chromosome 3, PNRI_Mtr1.1.1.hap1, whole genome shotgun sequence genome and includes:
- the LOC134709880 gene encoding uncharacterized protein LOC134709880 → MTLRNNFLELNNNQITTIQEGTFQDIPALNTLSLDNNPLDCLDCEMYNFKLFLLNNTHLSDASATCNGTSTRVLDYNVTECAEGTTAFKTEESTTVLSTIDSTTVTSMTEDTPLTSAKEDTPVTSTKEDTPVTSMNEDTPLTSENEGTTVASTNDGPSLASTGESTTGTLATLYIVGTVGALVAIMILVGAVLGTCVIYNRMKMKKKSRIEPSDRS